A segment of the Zingiber officinale cultivar Zhangliang chromosome 8B, Zo_v1.1, whole genome shotgun sequence genome:
attttgaaacacagtttaaaatttttatcctTTAAAACCACTTAGAAGTTGCTAAATTTTctataatattattttcaaaattttcaagagaAGTATCAATTAAGGGGGAGGAATTTCaaatcattgatttttttttttcaaaaagtgtTTGAAAAAAtactcttaattttttttttttacttatttttgatatatatcaaaggGGAGAAAAAAGAGgttaaaagttaagtatttttaaaagttaaatacttttagtatttttaaaagaaaaataatatttcaaaagttaagctttttaaaagaagtttttaaaattaagtgtTATTTTAAACATTATTATTTTCAAGGAGAGAatctttttcaaaaactaagttaagtatttttcctcgaaaagaagattttaaaagttaGATATTTTATAAAGTTCTTCACGGTTAAAATGCTAATATTTAGgggagtttaaagttaaaatatttttttagaattttaacttagaaaactttaactttgaaagtataaatatttttttaagtattttcaaaagttaagtatttttggCATTTTCAAAAGTAAAGTAATAAttcaaaagttaagttttttcaaaagaagttttcaaaattaaatgttaTTTCAAAAAGTATTATTTTCAGGGGGAGATAAAgctatttttgtttttaaaaaaaattaacttacaaaactttaactttgaaaGTATAAACATTTTTTCTAAGTTATTTGTTACTTTAAAAAAGCATACAATGAAAAATCTTATTTATGAAAATATgttttttatttaacttgttaaAATGTTAtctttatgttttacttaactttaaaccgtattgtcataatcaaaaagagggagattgttagtgcaaggagcaccagataatcaaacatgagttttgatattgtTAAATGGTTCATAATTAAGTCTTATTATTGTTTTAACAAGTTTGACTGAGTATATAGGAAAGTATGAAGTTATCTTAGGCAAGGTAAAAGTTTTAGTAGACATtaagcaggtggaaagtcctagccgtGGCTAGGCATAGAAGTCTTGGCCCTCTGGGACCGagcaaagtcttggcaggttgagaaCGTCAAATAAAAATCCTATAGTCGAGAACATTAGGTGGATGTCCTGGAGGTCATAGACACTAGGTGAAAGACCGAATTGGTCAATGTTTGGACGTTTAGCGGAAAGTCCTGAGGtctcgggtgctgagcaaaagtgcAAACTGTCTGGATGATAAATTtggtaaaaggtaaactctcctgagaggagtaggtgaaggCACGTTtctcgttgagggaacagtaaatgttgatccgacctagagttttagtGAAATTCAAAGTTAGGACTAGATAGTCCGGAAATTGTCAAATAGTATTCTGCTTTATATATTATTACTTGGACTAACCTATGATGCAGAATAAAGATGGTTGGAAAACAAGGAGAGCTTGAAGTTACTCTAGGCACCCAGGTCAGTGGTTGAGATAGAGCGCGTCGGGTGGCCAGCATTCGTCACTAAGGGCACCCGGATGGTCTGAGTGCCCAGACTGGTCTAGAAACCCAGATCGGGTAAAATTCATCTTCAAGCTATGGTGTCACGCTTCGATAGCCGACCCACGTCAGTGGTTTAGGAACTCGGACCAGTTCGGGCACCTGAAGATGGATAAAACTTGttggatgaagtttcgacgagagtaCGTCACATCCCCCCTTGTAGGGGCGCCTAGGGAGGAGTTTAAGTGCCCGGATGGGGCTATAAAAAGAGGATTCAACCAACACCTTCAGCACATCGATTTGAACAATTTTCTCTCCTACGTGCTACTCCCGAAATGACTTTACGATGTCGAAATACTTCTCTGATGATCAAAAGCTCGTAACTTCAATTCTTTAAGTCGTCTGTATAATTTAGTTTACAACATTTAAATTATTGTAGTTCTTATACTTAAATTTTGTAATCTCATTCGAACTATTGGTGGATTGCTCAACGAAAGTAATTGACGatcatgagccttggagtaggtaTTGTcataggttccgaaccaagtaaaccaacttGTATCAACTGTTTATTTTCTTATACTCTTTCTTTCCACTGTATTTTCTCTCTCAATAGTTTTACATGAAAAAGTGAAAAAATCACGAGTGTTATTCAtctccctctagcgctttcgatccaacacaaggTAGTTATGATTCGTGATTCAAAACTATCAATTATGGTTTAGTTCACAATTCACAATagctaaaaattatttaaaaattatttttaaaaaaatatataaaaaagttattacacttatttaagttggtatcccttgttaggacccttggcggtcagctagaggggggtgaggggggggggggggtgaatagcccctgtacaaatcaaaacaaaaaaaaaaactttctcggacttataacttaaaaTAATACTTGTAGAAGTATAGAATGAGTAAAAGACAAAGGCACAGTAGATTTACTTGATTATAACCGGGAAAGTTGTTAATCCAGTACAGATGAAgtcgcactaatttctccttcaggcagagaagcctctttatagcaatGAAAGCTCAAAATGACAAAGCTAAATAGAAAAggaagtgtgtacaagtgttgcttagatctttcttgttgttgttagcttctgggagcagggaTGCTTATATAACCCTACTCGAGGCGCCTAAAAtgggataatattttatccccGATGCAACGGTACGTGTCACGtcgaatttagctaagttttgggttccgggcaccccagaCTGATCCGGGCGCCCCAGATTGCTTCGGATGCCCGGAATGGTTTCGAGCGCCCCGAAAGTGAAAGTCAACCCTTTGTTAGCTTTCTCTTCGGGCCTCCAGCTTCGGCTTCGCttgcttcggtccgggtcttccactctgactccgctcgcttggatgattttggccatccagaatagggattacctgaacccaactttcggccttctcaagcaagcttctgctccggcttctcgtccatcggaaaTGTCGGGCACCTCATTTTCGTTCACttgcgtactctttcgcagcacctcgtccctcagacgcaccgagcccgtcgactctctcccgtgtcgtccttctcgctagctgtgttttTTGCTCGAcgcctgtgcttctaagttcctgtacacttagacacaaggttaaacacaacagaacctaatttaacttgtttgattacatcaaaactaccttgaggTACCAATATCCCTTATAATATAAGGGAATCAAAGACCATATGCTTTACTTACCTTTTTACCCTTATTACCTTATGAAATAGTATTGTGCTTATTATTTTTCATTCCATAACATattcatttaaattaaaattatgttaTAAAAATTCATCATAACTAAATGAAAAATATATACTAACCATAGAAGAAttgcatcattaaatatttttaaaattttataaatactactatatatatattcttttattgtaaaaataaatatacattagtattttgtaaaaaaaaaaattctatattgaatgaattttgtaataatttatatatattaaattttaacataTTGGTATATCATTTGGTAATTTCTTAGGTCTCAtttgattaattttataaaatttatgcaTTGTTTCATTATACTATGAATGCATAAATTTAAAACAAGACATATAATTATACTATGAATGCATAAATTTAAAACAAGACATATAATTATAcataacgaatatgaaaaaaataaatgacTAATAATAGGTTacatataaatttaaattcatcaatatttacatttagaactagcataatcaaattatattaaaagtatttttgaagttAATCCATCTTCTAAAATTAAGCATAATAATTGAAAGACGTTGTAAGGAATGTGTACATCATCAAAAACTCGATAcactaataaatatttttgaattgttCAAAAGTTATCGATCCAATAACAAGTCACACTCATATATGGATTAAGtgatttttgataaaaatcttaaaatgtatatttagactcaaaaataaaagaaaaatgttcTAGAAAATAAATCTAGCTAATAAATTTGAATTGATACCTCCACTAGTCGATGAAAATTTGGATAGTTGAATTTGAGAACGTTCGAATCCAAATTTAATATGGTGTTTCATTTCAACATATTGCTTCAATGACCCATAACAGCCACTCAATTGAAATTTATATGAGGCTTTGTAATATCTATATTTTGACAAAAGAGtatttttctcaaaatatttaataaaaatagatGATTTTATAGTAAAGTATCTTGAACCTTAGACGTTTTAATACTTTCTAATGTCTCGATCGAGATCCACATTCTGAGTGATTCGTTTTATTGCTCTCCCAAGACTGAGATGAACTTTTTCCCTTTAGAATTGAAGTTTTGAAGTCGAAAGTCATCAAAATTTCAGAATTCAAAGTGGAAAGTAGAGAAGACAACGTGAAATAATCAAATTACTAGCTTATATACAGAGTTATAGAGTTTGGAGAATAATTGTTATTAAATCGTAGTAAAATTACTAAATCATAGTAAAAAAAATGATCAAAATAATCTCACCCGTTTACAAATGGTCTAACGGtcgaataaaaaaataattaaaccgGGTTAATTTGGGGCCCAAACTGTAATTAGCTCATTGATTCGGTTATGGATTTGAACGGATGGATGACGGTCTAAGGGGCCTAATCGGGCTTAGATTTTTAAACAGCTGTTAGGTAGATGGGCCTTGGCCTTTCATCTTGCTATCTTGCGCTTCGAGGATGGTTCTGACTAGACTCCGATCCGGTGGATGCCTCCAGTCCTCTATGCACGTGATCGAGTGTAGATTAAAAATATAATATGGTCTACAAATTAAGGTAGAAATAATATTCtaggaagttttttttttctataaaaaattTCTGTGGCAAaagtaattatatatatttttaggagATCTGTTCTGTTACGTTTTCATCAGACGGTTGGAAATGACGACTTCCAGGGCCCTACCGACTTGACGGTTTAGATTGGGGAATGAGACGTAGCTTCTCCATGTCCCGCAGGTGCACTGCACATGCAGATTTGGTCATCTCGAGTTTCTATCCATTAGGGCTTACCGCTGTTGCTCCCGTCGCCCCCTTTCTACCCAGCAAGTGTCGACGCCCCTCGACATCTATGGCTCAACGAGGATCCGAGTTCGCGTGACGAGCTATCGATTCCATCCTATTAGCTCGATTTGAGATCTCGCAGGGTTACCTCGGTtaggtttgtgtttttttttttttgactcctTTGATGTGTTAGTGTTAGATTTGGTTTTATTGTTCCCTTCCTTACGTGGAGTTAAATCTCGCTTTTTTCTTGATTATTTGGATTCCTCTTGTTTTGCGTTTTCTGGGGGAATTAGGGATtaacatttcattttttttcctgccCGTTTGCAATGTCTTTGAGATTCTTTTGCTTTCAGGATTGATCTAGAGGAAGAAGTGAACAATGACGGAGCCCTCCAAAGTCATTCACGTCCGTAACGTAGGCCACGAGATATCTGAAGTAATTTCCTTTGTTTTACTGTCTTccattttatgcaatttttgttCTTCGTCAGAGTTAATTCCAAGTCTCATACTTTATGCAGAATGACCTTCTTCAGTTGGTGCAACCTTTTGGAGTTGTCACCAAGCTTGTGATGTTACGAGCCAAAAACCAGGTTTTTTTGCCGCGTCCCTTGTAACTGAGATGCCTATTTCTGATTTGAAATTGTCCTTAGATTTCAGCGACCATCTTCTTGTCTTTTCGTAACAGGCTCTTCTTCAGATGCATGATTTAGCTTCTGCAATGAATGTTATTCAGTACTACACGAATGTCCAACCGAGCGTCAGGTTAGATCCAGGATATCCTCTCTTGTTGTTTGTGCTTTTATCCTATTTGGATTCACCATAGGATGGATGCTTCATGAttgtaacttaaaaaaaaaccaaTGCTTTGCTGAAAGTTACATCTTTTTAACATCTTGAGGTATTGGCGATGAGTTACATATTAAATGACGGTCCAGTAAACGAGACTTGTTATGATGcaaggttaaaaaaaattataacagtGAGAAGATATTGGAATTATCAACTGGGAAGACATAATGGAAGTTGTTAGAAATTTGATTACCAAATAATATACATTGGATCCGGTTTTAATGATTGGAAAATAGATAAAAGACAGAAGCATCATGGTCAAAATTAGTTCTGTTggggtatttttttttcttagtagTTCTACTTCTCCAGTGAACTGTATAATGGCAAAGAGGGAGTCTTTTCCTTAAAATAAGTGACATTACCTGCCAGCAAAAGGTTCATATCCACAAACCTCCCTAAAATCTAAAGCCCCAAGTTAAAGAAACCACAGGCCTTCCAATAACTAGTAATCTCTTGACATCTCAAATACTTTCTATATGAGATTTTTTGAGATTATCCACTGGTGTATGAATCTCTTCATTTACTATATAGGACATGGATTGATCATGAATTATATCCCATCAATCATCTCATAAGTTGAAGCTTGTTTAGTTTGAAAGAAGTGAGGAGACCGAATGGCTGGAAAGagaatttgttttttttccttctcttttttgGAAAGAGACAGAAAGTGAAAAGCAAAAGAGAGAAATCTAGCCCAGTTTTCTCTCAACTTcttttgtctagaaaatggctGGAAATTGGAAGAAAGAATATCTCATTTTATATCTTTCCCCTCTTCATTTCTTTCCTTCCCCTGACAAGTTCTCTATGCTATTTTAATCCCCTCAAGCAAAAAAAGGTTCCAAGTCAACTATACAAATTATCACTACAATTGATTAAATAATCTTGATGCTTTTTTATTTTGACAGTTGGTACCCTGGTTGCTGATTGTCATTTTAGTGCACCAGATTTGTTCTTGAGTTCACAAAATGTCATGCCTtgatgatttattttcttttgaagTACTCATGGTTCAGACAATTATGCATTCATCTATTCAAGTTTGCTTGAAGTAATGTTTACCAAGTTAGCAATCTTTTTAATGTATGCTTATTCTTTTCATGTATCTGTTGTAACAACTAAACTGAAAACAATTTATCTAGGATCCTAATATGAGAAGTTTTCATTGATTAATTCAGCTTCAACTATGAAAATCTTTATCCATATGTTGGCTCACTTGTGCATCACATTTATCTTTTTTCTAACGAATCAAAACCTGTTAGTTTTATAATATTATTTGAACAGTTTGATCCTGTTGATCTTATATTTttcttccatatttctaccataTTAACTAACAGAAATGATTTTTCATGTTTCTGGCTATGATGAAGTCTTGTATATGATTTCAGTTTTGTGTTATGATTATGGCATCATGAGGAGCTAATTGTACATTAGTTGTGGCTTTTCAGGGGACGAAATGTATATATACAATTTTCCTCACATCAAGAACTTACAACAACAGATCAAAGCTCGCAAGGTCGCAAAGGTGATCAGGTTCGTAATCAGCTAAGTTGTCTTTGGCTCTCTTGAGGCAGTTTCTGTGACTTTATGTCTCATGTTCTAAATCAGTATATTAGCCTACAATATCAATcattttgaatttagttttatttttgtaatgTGTTATGAATTAACATGTTGAACATATGAACTTGTGTGTAACaactaaaaaaacttaaattcattGCTTCAATTTTTAATTCATTGAACATAAAGTTTATACCCATTTGAGGATGGCAAGTATCAATGTTGctatgtatactatgtatgtcaTTTTGAGTTCAGAACCATGTTTACATCACTTTATCCTTATAACAAATTAGGATAATTCTCATTATCTGTCACACTAAGCAAACTTTTCAACAACAAACAATGAATTTCAACTATTTTGAATCGTCCATTTGGACTGCATTAGTCTATATTGCCTGTGATATTATTTGATTTGCTTTTAAGATGGTAGGGATACGTTCAAAAACCACTAATATATGTTACAGATTGTCAAGTTCCCAAAATATATTATCTATAACTTAGATTGAGATTGTCTTTATCATAGATGTTTTGGGAATCTTTTAGGTTGTAGGGTCTGCTCATCAATCTAACTCTGTAAAAGGACATATGCTTACTGGAAAGCCATGGTGAAGCATAGGACGAAAGTACTACACATAGTTATGCATTTAATCATCTCTTCTAGCCTTAATGTTATCTCTTACCTGTTCTCTCTGTCCTGACTATTGTCTTCTAGCCAATGTTTTTGGCTGGAGATTCAAGTAAACAGGAATATGACTTTTAATGAAGAAGCTCTTTAACAATCCAACTTTATGTCGATCAACTTGCTTTCTTTCAGGAAGACCTAAACTTGCTAGCCAAGCAGCTATACATTTTCTGATAGTAGGTTGTCATAAAGTGCTTAATAGGAGTCCTTtaattttcctttcttcttggttACTATAATAACTCCTAATTAATCTTAATTGTCATTCACGCCATGATCAGTTTTGTTGGGAGGATCCTTTTCCTATTTTTCCTGATTTAGTCTCTTCTATTTATCATATCCATTTATTGAAATTGATTCTTAATTGTCAGACTGTAGTTCTCTTACCTTTTAGTATTAGAGTTCCACTATTAGCCCATGAAAGGCCTACCTTTACTGGTTGGATCACAGTCAGTGAAGAGATGGTACCAAAATTAGCATAGACTGCATAGTGATGTATGTTAAAAAGTTTAAATAGTGTACTATTTATATAGGATGTTTGCTCTTGAATTTTAGGAAAATCTCAATTGGTTTCTTATTAGAATtcaaatttgtcattttcttgaaATAATTTACTTGCATTTTTTGACCTTTTGATTGGAAGAATTGGGGGAAATGATGCATTTGCACAGGAGCTGACTTTGTGACCTGAGAAAAATATATACAAGaaagatgtcttgtttgtctgcACTACACTTCTAATGAAATTTTATCATGCAAGATAATATTTACTGAAATTTTGGTCATTTCTACAATTGTTTTGTGGCCTATGGGTTTTAGCATATCTGGAAAGTTGGCGTTAGAGTTAGTTCTGTACACTGAAAATGATTGGTGCAAGACAAGAGGTAGAGTTAGGCTGAGTTGATTAACTGTTAGTTTGTGTCATATGGCTGTTAAGGATGCTAAAACTTTATAGTCTTGTTTATGCTACTGAACTTATGGTTAAAGGTCTTGCAAATGTGACATTCTTCAAGTTTCGTATGGTTAGAATAAGTCGGTTGTTTTTTCAATCAAGTTGCAGAATTGCACTATAAAGATAGTGTCTGATTCTTGTCTCACACTTTTCACTTATATTATTCACACTTTGTGTTCAAATTTGCTCTAATTTCTACATTATTAGTCAAATATATTGCAATTTTATGagataatattttatttctttaaatttatgcaTAGTTATCTCCCCATTAACAAATGTCTGTTCTTATGTATAGTACCTTGTTTTCCAACTTGTCTATTAGATTGTCAAATATGCTTACCATAATATCTGACTAGGAATACCCAACTTTTTTTGTTTACTTCATTCTTTCATTGTTCCATTGTCTTAATGAATTGTTGTTGAACATTCAGGATTCACCACCCAATCGAATTCTCTTAGTTACAATTCATCAAATGCTTTATCCTATCACAGTGGAGGTGTTGCAGCAAGTTTTTTCTCCATGTGGATACGTGGAGAAAATTGTGACGTTCCAGAAGTCAGCTGGTTAGCATCTATAATTTCCCTTGCTGATTTGGTCCTTATGATTTTAATATGTATTCTCCAGATGCCTTTAGTCATCTATAATTCCCCTTGTTGGTTTCCCTGTTTGCTTTTGTTCCTTGTTGATTTATTTCATTTTCAGAAGTAATTGCcttttcttgttgtttatgcTGGTGGAACACACTTTGAGTTATTAACATTTTTATCATGGCATAAGCTTTTTGAAACATATCATTTTTTTGTAGGTTTCCAGGCCCTTATCCAGTTTGAATCACAACAAAGTGCAGTGCAAGCAAGAAGTTCTCTACAAGTAAttataatttgataaattctAATATGTTTAGATGTCTCATAAGATGATTATATATGGTTATGTGATTTATGTAGGGACGCAATATATATGATGGTTGCTGTCAGTTAGATATACAGTTTTCAAAGTTAGCTTCTCTCTGAATGTTCTTCTGCTCAGTTTTATTATTCACCTTTTCTATTGTCTTACATGTTTTCTGTTTGTTTGTTCAAATCCAGTCTCAATGAGTTGCAAGTAAATTACAACAACGACAGATCCAGGTATGCACTTTTAATGAATCTGAAGCACTGGTGTGTTATTTGGGTTCAGATTGCATGGGAATACTGCTCAACCTAGGAAATGGGCTGGCTAGACCAATGTGTCTTTCTCTTCTAGGATGTCGACTACTACATAAGCTCATATTCTTGTCTGAATGATGATATATTTCAATTAAGATCATTGTTTCTTTATGGCCAAAATTTCATCTCTAGACATTACGGATGTCAGATTCTAGTAAAATGTAGGCAGCTGTTCAAAATTTCAGTGCTTTCATATAATCTTTTTTGCACTCCTACTCTTGTCCACTATCTTCCAAACATCCAGGCTGTAATGTGAGAATAGTAATGCACAGACTAGCTGCTACTCAAAACAATAgtctcttttttttaaaataatttactgAGATCTATCTTTGGTCTTTACTCAGAGATTTCACAAATCCATCTTTGCCCACTGAACAGAGAGGTAGATCTTCACAAGTGAGTTGTCTTTACATGTCTATTTAAATAGTCGTAAGATACCAGTTAATGGATATTTTCCTTATAGGTAATATACTAATGTGTTCTGAATTGTGATGGCATTGTGCTCTCTTTTGCTTACTTGCAGCAGCCCGGTTATGGTGATGCCGGAAGTCTCTATGCTCTTCAATCATCTGGCGGCAGAGGTTtgtatttttgtaattttttcttgTTTCCATTAAGTGTCTTTTGTTTGCTGACTACTATTTTCGCATTATTTCAGTTGCCTATGGTCAGGTGAGTTTGATGGTATTTCCCCATACAGGTTTTGCCGTATTTAATTGTGGTTTACACATCTTTATGGATGGTTGATCGAACTATATTTTTCTTTGCATCAAAATATCCCTGTGGCATTCTGTACTCGTGTTTACTTGCAGCGCTAACATTTGTTTTATTAGATGGGTAACGCTGCAGCAATTGCAGCTGCATTTGGGGGAGGATTGCCTCCTGGAGTTACTGGTACTAATGACAGGTCTACAATCTTAGTAACTAATTTAGATCCTGATGTAAGTTAGACTTTTAATTGAGTTCTCTTCCTAGAATGATACATAATACTTTGTTAATCTATTCTTCCACTTGCTGCAGAAAATTGATGAAGATAAGCTTTTCAATTTGTTCTCGATATATGGCAATATTGTAAGAATAAAACTGCTACGTAACAAACCCGACCATGCTCTTGTTCAGATGGAGGATGGCTTCCAGGCAGAATTAGCTGTACATTTTTTGAAGGTTGGTTTGTAGTTTAATCATTGTAAtttgtattttcatttttttttttaacacatttaactttttttttttaattgtaggGATCATTATTGTTTGGGAAGAGGTTGGAGTTGAACTTTTCCAAGTATCCAAGCATCACTCCAGCATCTGATACTCGTGAATACGCCGGTTCAAGCCTTAACCGCTTCAACAATAATGCGGTAAAAAACTACAAGTATTGTTGCTCCCCAACAAAGATGATCCATTTGTCATCTCTTCCCCAAGACATCGCCGAGGAGGAGATTCTCACTCACCTGGAGGAGCACGGCACAATTTTAAGCACAAAACTCTTCGAGGTGAATGGGAAGAAGCAGGCGCTGATTCTGTTTGAGGACGAGGCACAAGCTACGGAGGCCCTTGTGTGCAAGCATGCAAGCTCCATTGCGCGGTCTGTCATCCGGATTTCCTTCTCGCAACTCCAAAGTATTTAGAGACTCTTCGATTTCTTCATAAGAGGGGCGGGCATTgcttctttgtttggttttggttTTCTTGGAGTTGATTTATGGCGGATAATTATCACAGCACGTTTTGAATCTGTTTCCTCAGGTAAACTCAGGGTTATGTAATGTGGAAGACTGATCAATCGATGTATCCCAAAGTTCGTTTTTTTTGGTGATTCCAGTGGTGAAAGTTTATTGTTCTATCGGAAAGGGTGGttttggaaattggatttgtttGCTTTGGAGCCATGGCAGGATAAGGCTGGACTCGTTTACATcgctaaaaaaaaaatcagttattTAGGGATAAGTATTTACGACAACGTTTTTTTCTCCCTGAATTTTatggaaaaaataaattattgcTAATTAACAACTAATTTAGTAAAAAGGATAGTCAGACCTCTCCCCTCATGCGGAGTCCTGGGTTATAGTAATTCAACAATAAATAACTTGTCCTGGGTTATCGTAATTCAACAATAAATAATTTCTTATCGTtaaattttattgtaaaatttgtGATAAATAAATCATTTGTcctaatatttgctatgaaaataTTATCCGTTCTAGATTTTGCAATGAATATGAAATTTGTCAAATATTTCGCTATTAATATTGAATTCGTTGTaaatttttatgaattattattaagaaTTTACGATAAATGTGAGATGCGTTGTAAATTTTCCAACGAATCTATTGATTCATTGCAAAATTTCCAATAAATCTCATTgggaattttgcaacgaatactAAATTTGTCGCAAAcctgagtatttttttttaaaaaaaattgcccGAAGCCAATTAATTAATGAATCTAAAGAGCTCGGAATTATAGAGTTCAGAATGATACGAAATCAATTTCTATGTTCGtataattctcttgattatatatatgtcttcaaaaatcaatttgacctaatacaTTTAGATATGACttgaattgtattttttttttggacaCATTCGTATTCGAAAAATCACTTGAgaaaatatattaggttaaattttttttaaggacatttatttaattgattttatcttattcCTAATTCTCTAATCCCATTAACCAATTTcggataatttatttattttttaaatacttaaaCTTGTAACGAATCCCCATATCATGTTGAATATCTTACAACTTGTTAAACATCTTCTTCTTCCCAAATGATGGGCAGATTCTTGGACAGGAAAGAATCCTTTACTTGCTTATTCCCCTCTGCATGCTACTTGGAACTGAATGGAGGAGAAGACGATCTGCAAGatattgaatattttttttttaattttaattttttatatataaagatAGGGTGATATTAAtacatcaattttaaaatattcttttttatatataatcatgaataaATTCATGAGACACCTAGAatgttaaatttgatttttttttgagaaatattAGAAGTGATTTTAGAttatagtaaaaataaaatatataaaatttaagtttaataatattagacataataaaataattattaagataTAAAATGATCGAGATGTTTTATAAAATGATAGAAGAGTTGAGAGATCTTGTAATTAGGATGGTTGAAATAGATAAGAACATTAAATG
Coding sequences within it:
- the LOC122015532 gene encoding polypyrimidine tract-binding protein homolog 3-like isoform X2 → MTEPSKVIHVRNVGHEISENDLLQLVQPFGVVTKLVMLRAKNQALLQMHDLASAMNVIQYYTNVQPSVRGRNVYIQFSSHQELTTTDQSSQGRKGDQDSPPNRILLVTIHQMLYPITVEVLQQVFSPCGYVEKIVTFQKSAGFQALIQFESQQSAVQARSSLQGRNIYDGCCQLDIQFSNLNELQVNYNNDRSRDFTNPSLPTEQRGRSSQPGYGDAGSLYALQSSGGRVAYGQMGNAAAIAAAFGGGLPPGVTGTNDRSTILVTNLDPDKIDEDKLFNLFSIYGNIVRIKLLRNKPDHALVQMEDGFQAELAVHFLKGSLLFGKRLELNFSKYPSITPASDTREYAGSSLNRFNNNAVKNYKYCCSPTKMIHLSSLPQDIAEEEILTHLEEHGTILSTKLFEVNGKKQALILFEDEAQATEALVCKHASSIARSVIRISFSQLQSI
- the LOC122015532 gene encoding polypyrimidine tract-binding protein homolog 3-like isoform X1 gives rise to the protein MTEPSKVIHVRNVGHEISENDLLQLVQPFGVVTKLVMLRAKNQALLQMHDLASAMNVIQYYTNVQPSVRGRNVYIQFSSHQELTTTDQSSQGRKGDQDSPPNRILLVTIHQMLYPITVEVLQQVFSPCGYVEKIVTFQKSAGFQALIQFESQQSAVQARSSLQGRNIYDGCCQLDIQFSNLNELQVNYNNDRSRDFTNPSLPTEQRGRSSQQPGYGDAGSLYALQSSGGRVAYGQMGNAAAIAAAFGGGLPPGVTGTNDRSTILVTNLDPDKIDEDKLFNLFSIYGNIVRIKLLRNKPDHALVQMEDGFQAELAVHFLKGSLLFGKRLELNFSKYPSITPASDTREYAGSSLNRFNNNAVKNYKYCCSPTKMIHLSSLPQDIAEEEILTHLEEHGTILSTKLFEVNGKKQALILFEDEAQATEALVCKHASSIARSVIRISFSQLQSI